The Rosa rugosa chromosome 1, drRosRugo1.1, whole genome shotgun sequence genomic sequence AAATTCGACGGTctcaggatgaagatgatgaagagatgaTGGCCACCAACGCCATTGTCATGGCTGCAGTCGCAGAAGAATCTGGAAACCAACACCGAGGGCACGGTTCTCATCCGGGTCGTGCACCAAATGAGGAACGATTTAGAGAAGAAAGGGGCAAAGGTATGTTGGCCGACTACTTTGTCGACCGGCCAGTGTTCAAAGATCCGGATTTCCGAACACGTTACAGGATGAGTCTCAATCTCTTCATGCGTATATCTACTGACCTTTGCCAGTATGATCGTTACTTTGTTCAAAGGTCAGATGCTACCGGCAAAGTCGGACTGCTTCCGGAGCAGAAGATGACAGCTGCCTTACGAATGCTTGCTTACGGTGTAGGGGCAGATCAATGTGCTGAGTATTGTCGGATGGCGAAATCCACCTCCGTCGCAGCCCTTCAGCACTTTACACGAGGAATTGTTGATCTACTCAGCAGAATACCTCCGCGCTCCTACTGCAGCCGACCTCAGACGACTTCTTGCCAAAGCTGAGAGGAGAGGTTTTCCAGGAATGATTGGGAGCATCGACTGTATGCATtggcaatggaagaattgtccGACAGGTTGGGCTGGAGAATATAGTGGTAGGAAACAGATCCCCACTATCATCCTGGAAGCAGTCGCATCTTACGACACCTGGATTTGGCACGCATTCTTTGGAATGCCCGGGGCATGCAACGACCTGAACGTCTTGGCAAAGTCTCCGTTGTTTGATGAGCTTACCGCCGGTAGAGCACCTCTGATCCAATTCCAAGTTAACAACAGAGCTCACAATCTAGGGTACTATCTCGCAGACGGTATTTATCCTCGATGGGCGACTTTCTTGAAAACTGTTCGAAATCATACACGCCCCAAGGAAATCGAGTTTGCAAAGGCTCAAGAGGGGTATAGGAAAGATGTAGAGAGatgttttggtatattacagTCACGGTTTGGCATTGTTAGAGGAGCTGCTCGTGGGTGGCATAAAGAGGACCTTCGATACATTATGTTGACGtgtattatattacacaacatgatTGTCGAAAATGAACGACCT encodes the following:
- the LOC133746262 gene encoding uncharacterized protein LOC133746262, producing the protein MNNLWDQIRRSQDEDDEEMMATNAIVMAAVAEESGNQHRGHGSHPGRAPNEERFREERGKGMLADYFVDRPVFKDPDFRTRYRMSLNLFMRISTDLCQYDRYFVQRSDATGKVGLLPEQKMTAALRMLAYEYLRAPTAADLRRLLAKAERRGFPGMIGSIDCMHWQWKNCPTGWAGEYSGRKQIPTIILEAVASYDTWIWHAFFGMPGACNDLNVLAKSPLFDELTAGRAPLIQFQVNNRAHNLGYYLADGIYPRWATFLKTVRNHTRPKEIEFAKAQEGYRKDVERCFGILQSRFGIVRGAARGWHKEDLRYIMLTCIILHNMIVENERPEDSDDELESDDEEDNNMRPRIAEVWEGPTGRDFDPVGRDAHHMNGFMDRYQQIRSEQSHSNLQEDLIQHFWEFQGNRSI